In one window of Methanoculleus chikugoensis DNA:
- a CDS encoding heavy-metal-associated domain-containing protein, translated as MKKATIQLETLACPSCVQKIEKATKSLAGVDKDSVKVLFNSSKVKFDFDTEKISIGDVEKAITALGYVVLKSQVKDK; from the coding sequence ATGAAAAAAGCAACGATTCAATTAGAAACATTGGCTTGCCCGTCATGTGTTCAGAAGATTGAAAAAGCAACAAAATCTTTGGCCGGTGTGGATAAAGATAGCGTAAAGGTGCTGTTTAACTCAAGCAAAGTAAAATTTGACTTTGATACTGAAAAAATATCCATCGGGGATGTCGAAAAGGCCATTACCGCGCTTGGATACGTTGTTCTAAAATCTCAAGTTAAAGATAAGTGA
- the argH gene encoding argininosuccinate lyase, which translates to MRSDQIRQGRLAGERSGDLEHFLASMDADRWIARADLLVDMAHLLGLSRQEIIDETPARALMAALLDLYDHGLPEEAFDERFEDIHAGKEAYLIDRVGEDFGGRLHMGRSRNDEVATCIRIRLKEEILALVRSLADLRATLLDVAAGHTETVMPGFTHLQHAQPTTLAHYLLAYEQAFSRDTARLREAYARVDASPLGSAAFASTGFPLDRDYTARLLGFARPAPNSMDAVAARDFAVEVLADASICMTTASRLCEELVLWSTAFVGFVRLDDAYCSSSSIMPQKKNPDVAEIMRAKAGSVAGELTAAITITKGLPMSYNRDLQELTPHLWRGVEAARQSIPLLAGMLGSAAFDTGRMAAEADRGFSTATELADVLVREYGLPFRTAHRIVGRAVRHGSLDLATLEAAARESADLSVVELGLTREKIDAALDPRHAVAVRNIVGGPAPAAVAVQIDEQKELLARDAGWVEETESALSSAFEDLILEARRFAA; encoded by the coding sequence ATGCGTTCGGATCAGATTCGGCAGGGCCGTCTCGCCGGCGAGCGGTCGGGCGATCTCGAGCATTTTCTTGCATCGATGGACGCCGACCGGTGGATCGCAAGGGCGGACCTCCTCGTGGATATGGCGCACCTCCTCGGCCTCTCGCGGCAGGAGATCATCGACGAGACCCCGGCACGTGCGCTGATGGCGGCGCTCCTCGATCTCTACGACCACGGCCTCCCGGAGGAGGCGTTCGACGAGCGGTTCGAGGACATCCACGCGGGCAAGGAGGCCTACCTCATCGACCGGGTCGGCGAGGACTTCGGCGGCCGCCTCCACATGGGGCGATCACGGAACGACGAGGTTGCGACCTGCATCAGGATTCGGTTGAAAGAGGAGATCCTTGCCCTCGTCCGGTCGCTTGCCGATCTCAGGGCGACCCTGCTCGACGTCGCCGCCGGCCATACGGAGACAGTGATGCCGGGCTTCACCCACCTCCAGCACGCCCAGCCCACGACGCTCGCCCACTACCTCCTCGCCTACGAGCAGGCCTTCTCCCGCGATACGGCCCGGCTCCGTGAGGCGTATGCCCGGGTGGACGCCTCGCCGCTCGGTTCGGCGGCGTTCGCCTCGACCGGCTTCCCCCTCGACCGCGACTACACCGCCCGGCTCCTCGGGTTCGCCCGCCCGGCGCCGAACAGCATGGACGCGGTCGCCGCACGGGACTTCGCCGTCGAGGTGCTTGCCGATGCCTCCATCTGCATGACGACGGCGAGCCGCCTCTGCGAGGAGCTCGTCCTCTGGAGCACGGCGTTCGTCGGGTTCGTCCGGCTCGACGACGCCTACTGCTCCTCCTCCTCGATCATGCCCCAGAAGAAGAACCCGGACGTGGCGGAGATCATGCGGGCGAAGGCCGGATCGGTTGCCGGAGAACTTACAGCGGCGATCACGATCACGAAGGGTCTCCCGATGAGTTACAACCGCGACCTCCAGGAACTGACCCCGCACCTCTGGCGCGGCGTCGAAGCCGCCCGGCAGAGCATCCCGCTTCTCGCCGGGATGCTCGGGTCAGCGGCCTTCGATACCGGGCGGATGGCCGCCGAGGCGGACAGGGGCTTCTCCACCGCGACGGAACTCGCCGACGTCCTCGTCCGGGAGTACGGGCTCCCCTTCCGCACCGCCCATCGGATCGTCGGGCGGGCGGTCAGGCACGGGTCGCTCGACCTGGCCACGCTCGAGGCCGCCGCTCGCGAATCTGCCGACCTCTCGGTTGTGGAACTGGGGCTAACCCGGGAGAAGATCGATGCAGCCCTCGACCCGCGCCACGCCGTCGCCGTGCGGAACATCGTCGGCGGCCCGGCACCCGCGGCGGTTGCCGTTCAGATCGACGAGCAGAAAGAACTCCTCGCCCGGGACGCAGGCTGGGTGGAGGAGACGGAATCAGCACTATCGAGCGCATTCGAAGACCTTATCCTTGAAGCACGGAGGTTTGCAGCATAA
- a CDS encoding heavy metal translocating P-type ATPase: protein MVRFVQRFILSKKNHITLISAILIVFGFISGLGFQNETVAIWFLAIASMLGIAPIAIQAYQALKIRVVSIDVLVTVAVIGAFLLQNFEESAIVTFLFLFGAFLEQRTLNKTRSAIKELTEMAPESALKQMENGVFEEVLVDEVDVGDILLVKTGAKVPVDGTVLSGEGHINEASITGESVPVGKKKDSGVYAGTILENGTLQIVADRVGEDTTFGRIIELVEEAQDSKSEAERFIDRFSKYYTPAVLGLAIITWLFSRDVELAITLLVLGCPGALVIGVPVSNVAGIGNGARHGVLLKGSEVIGDFSRVDTIVFDKTGTLTIGNPEVADKEFYTDNVGGVLAYLASVEKESDHPLANAIVEHIGDTTLCRVERTDVVKGAGIVAYIEGHRVAVGNVTLMERENVHLAEKARADIARFEKNGNSLVLISVDGELKALMGIRDQIRPGVKEDLQKLKKLGVKNLVVLSGDNQGTVDLVAGELGLTEAHGHMLPGDKSKYIEKLKTKGHIVAFVGDGVNDSPSLALAQIGIAMGSGTDVAIETSDVVLMNSDFSRLPHALGLTKATAANMHQNIVIAVGVVLILLASVFLSEWMNMSIAMLVHEASILAVILNGMRLLRYQL, encoded by the coding sequence ACTCAGCAAGAAAAATCATATAACGCTGATCAGCGCCATCTTAATCGTTTTCGGATTTATCAGTGGACTGGGTTTTCAAAATGAGACCGTAGCTATCTGGTTCCTGGCTATCGCCTCAATGTTAGGGATTGCGCCTATTGCAATTCAGGCCTATCAGGCATTGAAGATTAGAGTCGTCAGTATCGATGTTTTAGTTACCGTCGCGGTTATCGGGGCGTTTCTCCTTCAAAATTTTGAGGAGTCCGCCATTGTCACCTTCTTATTCTTGTTTGGCGCTTTTCTGGAACAGCGGACATTGAACAAGACGCGTTCGGCCATAAAAGAGCTGACGGAGATGGCGCCGGAGAGCGCTTTAAAACAGATGGAGAATGGTGTATTTGAAGAAGTATTAGTGGATGAGGTTGACGTCGGCGATATCTTACTGGTGAAAACCGGCGCGAAAGTTCCTGTTGATGGAACCGTTCTGTCGGGAGAAGGCCACATTAACGAGGCAAGTATCACCGGCGAGTCTGTCCCGGTTGGCAAAAAGAAAGATTCGGGCGTATATGCCGGAACGATTCTGGAGAATGGAACGCTTCAAATTGTTGCCGACCGTGTAGGTGAAGATACTACTTTTGGCAGAATTATAGAGTTAGTTGAAGAAGCGCAGGATTCAAAATCCGAAGCGGAACGCTTCATTGACAGATTTTCTAAATACTACACTCCGGCAGTTTTAGGGCTTGCAATTATCACATGGTTATTTTCACGAGATGTTGAACTGGCCATTACATTGTTAGTTCTGGGATGCCCCGGCGCACTGGTTATCGGCGTACCTGTTTCAAACGTAGCGGGCATTGGCAACGGAGCACGGCACGGCGTTCTTTTAAAAGGCAGTGAAGTTATTGGGGATTTTAGCAGGGTTGATACAATCGTTTTCGACAAAACAGGTACGTTGACAATAGGCAATCCTGAAGTCGCAGACAAAGAATTTTACACAGACAACGTTGGAGGGGTATTAGCTTACCTTGCAAGCGTTGAAAAAGAATCGGACCATCCCCTGGCCAACGCGATTGTAGAACATATCGGTGATACGACATTATGTCGAGTAGAACGAACGGATGTTGTAAAAGGCGCCGGAATTGTCGCTTACATCGAGGGACATAGGGTTGCGGTAGGCAATGTTACGCTCATGGAGCGGGAGAATGTTCATTTAGCTGAAAAGGCCCGTGCAGATATTGCCCGATTCGAAAAGAACGGAAACTCACTCGTTTTAATATCCGTCGATGGTGAACTAAAAGCACTGATGGGTATCCGTGACCAGATTCGCCCGGGCGTAAAAGAAGACCTGCAAAAATTAAAGAAATTGGGCGTTAAAAATCTGGTAGTTCTCTCGGGAGACAACCAGGGGACAGTTGATCTGGTGGCGGGTGAACTGGGGCTGACAGAAGCGCACGGACATATGTTACCGGGAGATAAGTCGAAATATATTGAAAAATTAAAAACTAAAGGTCATATAGTGGCATTCGTTGGAGACGGAGTGAATGATAGCCCCTCTCTGGCTCTGGCACAGATCGGAATTGCTATGGGAAGCGGCACAGATGTCGCAATTGAGACCTCGGACGTCGTCCTGATGAATTCGGATTTCAGTCGCTTGCCACACGCACTGGGCTTAACAAAAGCAACAGCTGCTAATATGCACCAGAATATTGTTATCGCAGTAGGAGTTGTGCTGATCCTGCTTGCAAGTGTATTTTTAAGTGAATGGATGAACATGTCTATAGCGATGCTGGTACACGAAGCAAGCATATTAGCCGTGATTCTAAACGGGATGCGGCTTCTCCGTTACCAATTATGA
- the gatD gene encoding Glu-tRNA(Gln) amidotransferase subunit GatD: MERLETGDLVRYANGGTALTGTYIAERDGMAVVKLESGYNIGTSFEKIAFVERPAPQPPAGAGVVVQNPDLPELAVISTGGTIASRVDYRTGAVMSQFSASDILRAIPELGDVARYRDCQIASILSENMQPTLWRELARAVYDEIRAGVAGVIVTHGTDTMAYSAAAVRFMLKTPVPVVFVGSQRSADRPSSDNAMNTLCSAAVAAGNLGEVAVVMHATTNDDRCAIHRATRVRKMHTSRRDAFQSAGMDPLGYVDYPSLSVTLSDEAVRRGAEEPELRDTLEERCALIHFYPGMPSSVLDVFEGYAGLVISGTGLGHVATGWVPKLREMIEDGTTVVMTSQCLHGRVCDRVYNTGRDLLAAGVVEGEDMLPEAALVKLMWVLGNEPDPERAKTLMQTDLAGEIRRRSV; the protein is encoded by the coding sequence ATGGAGAGACTCGAGACCGGAGATCTGGTGCGGTATGCAAACGGCGGTACCGCGCTCACCGGCACCTATATCGCCGAACGGGACGGGATGGCCGTCGTCAAACTGGAAAGCGGCTACAACATCGGGACGTCGTTTGAGAAGATCGCGTTCGTCGAGCGCCCGGCCCCCCAGCCGCCGGCAGGCGCCGGGGTCGTCGTCCAGAACCCCGACCTCCCGGAACTCGCCGTCATCTCCACCGGCGGGACGATTGCAAGCCGGGTGGACTACCGGACCGGCGCGGTGATGAGCCAGTTCTCGGCGAGCGATATCCTGCGGGCGATCCCGGAACTCGGGGACGTCGCCCGCTACCGCGACTGCCAGATTGCAAGCATCCTCTCGGAGAACATGCAGCCGACACTCTGGCGGGAACTTGCCCGGGCGGTCTACGACGAGATCCGGGCCGGCGTCGCCGGGGTGATCGTCACCCACGGCACCGACACGATGGCCTACTCGGCTGCAGCGGTCAGGTTCATGCTCAAGACGCCGGTACCGGTCGTCTTTGTCGGGTCGCAGCGGTCTGCCGATCGCCCGAGTTCCGACAACGCCATGAACACCCTCTGCAGCGCCGCCGTTGCCGCCGGCAACCTCGGCGAGGTGGCGGTGGTGATGCACGCGACGACGAACGACGACCGGTGCGCAATCCACCGGGCGACGAGAGTCCGTAAGATGCACACCTCCCGGCGCGATGCGTTCCAGAGCGCAGGCATGGATCCGCTCGGCTACGTCGACTACCCCTCGCTCTCCGTCACCCTCTCGGACGAGGCGGTCCGGCGGGGCGCGGAGGAGCCCGAACTCCGTGATACGCTCGAAGAGCGGTGCGCCCTCATCCACTTCTACCCCGGGATGCCTTCCAGCGTCCTCGACGTCTTCGAGGGTTACGCCGGCCTGGTCATATCGGGGACGGGGCTCGGGCACGTGGCGACCGGGTGGGTCCCGAAGCTCCGGGAGATGATCGAGGACGGGACGACGGTCGTCATGACGTCGCAGTGCCTGCACGGCCGGGTCTGCGACCGGGTCTACAACACAGGTAGGGATCTCCTCGCCGCCGGGGTCGTCGAGGGTGAGGATATGCTGCCTGAAGCGGCGCTCGTCAAACTGATGTGGGTGCTCGGAAACGAACCCGACCCCGAACGGGCGAAGACGCTGATGCAGACCGATCTTGCGGGCGAGATCCGGCGGAGGTCGGTATGA
- the gatE gene encoding Glu-tRNA(Gln) amidotransferase subunit GatE, with product MDYEKLGLKAGIEIHQQLDTAEKLFCRCPTCLRETSERNGEFHRYLRATESELGEIDRAAREEMKLVRKFCYYTYDTVCLVEHDEEPPTPMNPEALEVCLTIAKMLGMTPVEQVHTMRKLVIDGSNTSGFQRTALVALSGALPGGCRIETICLEEEAAQRVEDETFSLDRLGIPLVEITTAPCMRTPEAVQEVAGHIGMILRSTGRVKRGLGTIRQDINVSIADGARVEIKGVQELDLIAEVVRREVERQVNLLEIRDALRERGARVDHTVIDVTALFAGTKSSILKKAKAVLAVRLCGFAGLVGREIQPGRRLGSEMSDYAKKCGVGGIFHTDELPAYGVTAEEVACLREFVGAAEEDCVVIVAAGRERAGCAAEQVMVRAEMGLSGVPEETRKMLEEGNSAYMRPLPGAARMYPETDVFAVTIDEEHWESIDIPELLTDRAERFVREFRLDEGLARQVAFSERLPLFEKAVASGVRPTLAARTLLATCRELARDGVEVARVSEEEILALLSAVEAGRAAKEAIPDLLTELARTAGGAGTPGERVDAAIEKMGPAVSQADVEEIVSRIVAEREAFAREKGMGALGPLMGVVMQELRGSVDGKVISETLRRELQRLLS from the coding sequence ATGGACTACGAGAAACTCGGCCTCAAAGCCGGCATCGAGATCCACCAGCAGCTCGATACCGCCGAGAAGCTCTTCTGCCGGTGCCCGACCTGCCTCCGGGAGACCTCGGAGCGAAACGGGGAGTTCCACCGCTACCTCCGGGCGACGGAGAGCGAGCTTGGCGAGATCGACCGGGCGGCGCGCGAGGAGATGAAACTCGTCCGGAAGTTCTGCTACTACACCTACGACACGGTCTGCCTGGTGGAGCACGACGAGGAGCCCCCGACCCCGATGAACCCCGAGGCGCTCGAAGTCTGCCTCACGATAGCAAAGATGCTCGGTATGACCCCGGTCGAGCAGGTCCACACGATGAGGAAACTCGTCATCGACGGCTCGAACACCAGCGGGTTCCAGCGGACGGCGCTCGTCGCGCTCTCCGGCGCCCTTCCCGGCGGGTGCCGCATCGAGACGATCTGCCTTGAAGAGGAGGCGGCGCAGCGGGTGGAGGACGAGACCTTCTCCCTCGACCGCCTGGGGATCCCGCTCGTCGAGATCACCACCGCCCCCTGCATGCGCACCCCCGAGGCCGTCCAGGAGGTCGCGGGGCATATCGGGATGATCCTCCGCTCCACGGGGAGGGTGAAGCGCGGGCTCGGGACGATCCGGCAGGACATCAACGTCTCCATCGCCGACGGCGCCCGGGTGGAGATCAAGGGCGTCCAGGAACTCGACCTGATCGCCGAGGTGGTGCGGCGCGAGGTCGAGCGGCAGGTCAATCTGCTTGAGATCCGGGACGCCCTCCGTGAGAGGGGCGCCCGGGTCGATCACACCGTCATCGACGTCACCGCTCTCTTTGCCGGGACGAAATCCTCGATCCTGAAGAAGGCGAAAGCCGTCCTCGCCGTCCGGCTCTGTGGGTTCGCGGGCCTCGTTGGGCGCGAGATCCAGCCCGGCAGGCGGCTCGGAAGCGAGATGTCGGACTACGCAAAGAAGTGCGGCGTCGGCGGGATCTTCCACACCGACGAGCTCCCCGCCTACGGCGTCACGGCAGAAGAGGTGGCGTGCCTGCGCGAGTTCGTCGGCGCCGCGGAGGAGGACTGCGTCGTCATCGTCGCGGCGGGAAGAGAGCGTGCCGGGTGTGCCGCCGAGCAGGTGATGGTCCGCGCCGAGATGGGCCTCTCGGGCGTCCCCGAAGAGACCCGGAAGATGCTCGAGGAGGGGAATTCCGCCTATATGCGCCCGCTCCCGGGAGCCGCCCGGATGTACCCCGAGACCGACGTCTTTGCGGTCACGATCGACGAGGAGCACTGGGAGAGCATCGATATCCCCGAACTCCTCACCGACCGCGCGGAGCGGTTCGTCCGGGAGTTCCGGCTCGACGAAGGGCTGGCGCGGCAGGTGGCGTTCTCCGAGCGGCTGCCGCTCTTCGAGAAGGCGGTCGCCTCCGGTGTCCGTCCCACCCTTGCTGCACGGACGCTGCTTGCCACCTGCCGGGAACTCGCCCGCGACGGCGTCGAGGTCGCCCGGGTAAGCGAGGAGGAGATCCTAGCCCTTCTCTCGGCGGTCGAGGCCGGCCGGGCGGCGAAGGAGGCGATCCCCGATCTCCTCACCGAACTCGCGCGGACTGCCGGAGGTGCCGGGACTCCCGGCGAGCGGGTGGACGCGGCGATCGAGAAGATGGGGCCCGCCGTCTCGCAGGCGGACGTGGAGGAGATCGTGAGTCGTATCGTGGCCGAGCGTGAGGCGTTCGCCCGGGAGAAGGGTATGGGCGCGCTCGGCCCCCTGATGGGCGTCGTCATGCAGGAACTCCGCGGGAGCGTCGACGGGAAGGTCATCAGCGAGACCCTCCGACGCGAGCTCCAGCGGTTACTCTCCTGA